The DNA sequence ATGCCTTTCTTATTCCAGAGACTCAATTGAATTTTCACTACTTCAAGCACTTGGAGTTTCTGAATTGCATGATCAACAGATTTTACTTCGATTTGGGTTGCCTGGGTTCGAAAACAAACCTGAGTCTGAACGGGAAGACATACTAATATATCTGTTTACAAATTGGCATGAGATTCAACAAGATTCTTCTTTAGTTGAAGCTTTAAAAGAAACTAAATTTGTAAGAAGTGCTGATGAATTTTGCATGGATCTATCTAAGCCTAAAGAATTGTTTGATCTTGGTGATTCTTTATTAACATCTGTTTTCTCTGGTGAGAGAAAAAGGTTTCCCGGAGAAAGATTTAGCACAGATGGTTGGCTCCATATTTTAAGAAAGGTTGGGCTCCGAACTACTGCAGATGCAGATGTTATACTGGAATGTGCGAAAAGAATGGAGTTCCTTGGAAGTGAATGCATGAAATCTGATGATTTAGATGATTTTGACAACTCATCTGGCTCACAGGCTGAAGTTTCAGTGGAAATATGGACATTAGCCGGTTCAGTCATTGaaacaattttatcaaattttgctGTTCTATATGGCAATAATTTCTGTAATCATCTTGGCAAGATTGCGTGTGTACCTGCTGAATTTGGCTTTCCAGATGTCGGTGGCAGGAAGGGTGGCAAGAGAGTGCTCACTTCATATAGTGAAGCTATTTTGTCAAAGGATTGGCCCCTGGCTTGGAGTTGTGCTCCTATTCTTTCGAAGAAAACGTTGGTACCTCCTCAGTACTCTTGGGGCTCACTCCAGCTGAGAAGCCCTCCAGCTTTTTCAACAGTTTTAAAGCACTTGCAGGTAACTGTTGGGCCTATTTAGCAATCATAAAAGAATATGAAGGTTAATGCATGAAATGAAATTAACTTGCATAGTTGTGTTATAGGTTATCGGAAAGAATGGTGGGGAAGACACACTTGCTCACTGGCCAACTGCATCAGGCATGATGACCATTGATGAAGCTTCTTGTGAAGTTCTGAAGTATCTGGATCAGATTTGGggttctctctcttcttctggTAGGTGTTAATCTCTCTTCTTTTTTTACCTCTTAATTACACATGTTGTAAGAATGCAACTTTATCACTCAACTCATGTCTTATGGTATGCAGATATAAAAGAATTGGAGAAAGTGCCTTTTATACCTGCTGCAAATGGGACACGCTTGGTGATAGCAAATCTACTATTTGCACGTCTGTCAATTAACTTGTCTCCTTTTGCTTTTGAACTTCCTACCCCTTATCTTCCTTTCGTAAAGGTTCTCAAAGATTTGGGACTACAAGATACATTATCAGTTGCATCTGCCAAGGATCTTCTTTTGAATCTTCAGAATGCTTGTGGTTATCAGAGGTTAAACCCAAATGAGCTTCGTGCGGTgtttgaaattttatattttatctgTGATGGGGCTGATGGGTCCCATTGGACGTCAGAAGCAATAGTTCCAGATGATGGCTGCAGACTCGTTCATGCGAAATCTTGTGTATATATTGACTCCTATGGCTCCCGATTTGTCAAAAGCATTGAAACTTCAAGGATCAGATTTATTCACCCCGATCTTCCAGAGAGATTATGTTTAGTTCTGGGGATTAAAAAGTTGTCTGATGTAGTAACAGAGgtaattttatataatgaaacttctttgtttttgtttatgaTTATACACTATCTTTATGAATATGTACATATTTTTGGAATTATCTCACAAGGGAGAATTTTTTGAGTCTTTGATTAAATATTGATTATGGTTGCAGGAATTAGTTCATGAGGAGCATTTACAAACACTTGAATGTATTGGCTCAGTTACGCTCTTAGCCATCAGAGAAAAACTATTAAACAGATCATTTCAGGGTGCTCTTTGGACTGTTGTAAACAGCATGGCGAGCTACATTCCTGCACTAAATAATGTAGTTTTGGAGACCATACAAAATTCTTTAGAATCTGTTGCTGGAAAATTGCAGTTTGTTAAGTGCCTTCATACTCGTTTCTTGCTTCTTCCGAATTCTATAGAAATTACTCGTGCAGCCAATGCTTCTATTATCCCGGAGTGGACTGCTGGAACCCATGATCAAAGACTTTATTTTGTTGACCGATCTAAATCTCGTATTGTTGTTGCTGAACCTCCAGCATTCCTTTCAGTTTTTGATGTGATTGCAATTGTTGTTAGCCAGGTTTTAGGTTCCCCTACCCCATTACCCATTGGACCTTTATTTGTCTGTCCTGGAGGCTCTGAAACGGCAATTGTTGATATTTTGAAACTTCGTTCTGACAAAAATGAAATGGAAGCTTCAGGTGGAAGAAATAGTTTGATAGGGAAAGATTTACTGCCCCAAGATACTCTTCAAGTGCAATTTCACCCATTAAGACCATTTTATGCTGGAGAAATAGTGGCATGGCGATCTCAAAATGGAGAAAAACTCAAGTATGGTAGGGTCCCTGAGGATGTTAGACCATCAGCAGGACAAGCACTATACAGATTCAAGGTGGAAACCTCACCTGGCGAAACACAGCCACTTCTCTCTTCACAAGTTATGTCATTCAGAAGCACATCAATGGGAAGTGAGACCACAGTAATGTTGCCAGACGAGAGTCATAGAGCTCATGGCGTAGGTCATAGCGAAGTTCCAGAAAGCTCTGGAAGAGTCCAAGCAAGATCTTCCCAGGTTTGGGCTTCTCTACTCTCCTCACATGGCTGTCTTTTCAGATGttcaatctctctcttttcctttttcctttcATTTTTGGGATGTGTTTTCATTCATTGTTTCATCGTTTACATTTTATCTTAAAAAGtcctgataatatgatacttttttATATTGATTCATACGGTCAAACACATCAAATTGAAAACCTTCTCTTTGAGCAGCGTCAACTCGGGAATGAGCTCCAGTACGGTCGAGTGTCAGCAGCCGAACTGGTGCAAGCAGTAGATGAGATGCTTTCTGCAGTTGGGATCCATATGGATGCAGAGAAGCAATCACTTCTGCAAAAAACAATAACACTTCAAGAACAACTAAAAGATTCAGAGACAGCACTTTTGCTTGAGCAGGTTAGTGTTGTTACTTGTTAGTGAGCTCTATGCTATCAGTCACTCATTAATGCTCATCTTTTTAATCATGGAAAATAGTATTATAGTTTGACATTTTCATTTATTACATCATCTGTTGGTTTTTTTTAACTTTGGTTCATTCAAGTGAAAAgtgttgttgtttgtttgtttgattTTGAACAATTTTGCAGGAAAAGGCTGATGTAGCAGCAAAGGAAGCGGATACAGCAAAGGCAGCGTGGGTATGTCGAGTGTGCTTGACGGCGGAAGTTGATATGACAATGGTGCCTTGTGGGCATGTCCTTTGTAGGAGATGCTCTTCAGCTGTTTCTAGGTGTCCATTCTGTCGGCTACAGGTCTCAAGAACTATGAGGATTTATAGGCCATGAAAAATCCAATTCAAACTACTTGCTCTTTCACTTTTGATTCAAAGTGGCAACAAAGGTTTGTTCtgcatatgatatatatatatatataatgatttaATCATATGCATGCATATATATGTCATCATTCGAAGCCAAATTGCTTGCGCTCACAGAAACTTTAGTCTTGATTGAATTGTACATTAACTGAATTTTCATTTGTtgtgtacatatatattatatatataaccgTTGAAAGTAGATAGTGTGTATATTGCTTTCTATATAAAGTAATTCCTTGTTTGCTTTTCCTTCTCTTCACTATTcgtgtttttattttctttcttttaataGAAGATTCTTCTTAAGATGGTTTCCTGAAGTAaaacatttttattttactattatttttttcgaacaaaagaattttttatttacaattctCACAttgattatcttttttttttatccataAAAATAAATGCTGGTatccattaaaaataaaatagcatAGCAGTCACTCAAACAACACTAGGCTTTTCTCCAAGTTTAAGTACTTTTACAAATGCAAATAAGAGAGAGCTTTATAAAGTAAAAGCTAATGGTCCAAACCAAAATTTAAAGTAGAGTTAAGCTATGCTCATCACACCCATTTTTATTGTTACACTATTAAGATGTACTACTAAATTGCATTATTCCTCATTTTCATTGTGCTTTCTTTTTCTTGTACATTCACTTTCATTCTTCTTCAAATACTCCCTCATGTTGTCAGTGAGTCCTCCAAGTCCAATCGAGTTGAAGAAGTTGATGGCAAAGCGTGTATCTTTTTCATTATCCTTTGGAAATATAGATTCAAATGAATCATACATTCTGGGATTCGAAAGTCGTTCATTCAGTATTCGAATGCCAAGTTGCTCCGATAATTCCTGCAAAGAAATATTTATCAGCAAAAATTATGgtgaaataattttaataatagcTCAAAATTggctataaaattatatactataTGTTACCCTAAAATGATTATGATACTAATTTCAAACACACCTTTGATTGACTAGAACAATATTTTGCAAATTATTGTGTTTATTCACCGATTACTctaaaaatttgaatttgaatgagAGGAAAGGAATAATGGAttgaatataataataataataatacctgAAAAAGAAATTTGATAAAGATTCGAGATGAAGGAGTGGTATTGTGTTGTGTTAAACTAATGCAAGCCAATACATGCCAAGACAAAGCATTTGTGCTTAGTAAATGGGCAAAAAACTTAGCCAAATTTCGTATCTTATTTGTTTCAAACTTGTGATTGTGAATCATTTCATAATTGTTTACAAAGCATTTCTCAAAATTGTGGTGATGTGAGTGGTTATTGGCGCATAATCGTTGTCCCAGAAGACCGTAATAATTTCTATAAGTTGTCTCTTGGCTGCAACATTTCAAAACCATAGTACAAATTTCCATCTGCAATGCAACAAATCATCAtatcatatcaataaaatatttgtaattttatgAATAACAAGACcaaataatttaattacattACTTATACTTACCTGTTGAGAACGGTGAATTTTCATATTGAGGAGCTTATGACCGGTTTCTTCAAAGTCAACACTAGACATAATGGTCAAATATATTCTCTTTCGAATttcactattattattattattggaatGTTCAcccattattataattatggagtttctaaatttaattattgTTCAACTAATAATAACATGTTCTTTTTTTGAACACGATTTGCTTTTGTAGTTTTGTTCACTGTAGTCTCCTCTTTATATAGGGTCCATTCTCCTAATTAATTTAGATATATTCacaatttagatattttttaaaaaagataaattattattttttatattacgaCTCaagctttttttcttttttattgacAATATTAACACAACTTAAGCTTCACTCATCATAAAAggtaattttctataaaaaagaaaaaaaaaataaattaaaataaaaaaataatagttacacgtaatttcaaataataattcaaatgcatcctcatataaaaaaattaaaatgtaattaattaaaaaaaataatatcggtaactcaaaaaaaaaaaaaaatatatcatacgGACAATTCTActttgatattttaaaaaataaactcaaaataatttttaaaaattattcttaatatctttttaagatttttttttctcacattattttgtataaatttcaAGACTTACATTAATTttattcttctatttttttaatcatgtgtagctttttatttatttttttttaataaaatttatataatttttttattataatatttaaaatataatttatttttgtttaatatattttgttaagaatatgaattaaaagattaaaattaaaaaaaaaactaatataattaaatatatattttaaatgatataaaaattattgaaatggGTGCGATTCTAAGTTTTTGGGTGCaaagtgtaaataaaattttccaatttttataatataataataaaaaaattacctcatatattattatttaatatatcttttaaaatttacaataaTTTTAATGTGTGTTGTTATGTGTATCTTAATTGCGATTTAAATTATTAGGTTAGTTGCTATGTAGTTTGCCATATAatgtttttgtaaaaataaaaaaaatttaactcctttaaaatataaaaaattaaaaaactctaATAAAAAACCTTTATCacaattaaatttgaatttaaaaattcatactttttgttttttttttccgtcCATTTGTTTTTCCTACTTTATTGAATTtttggtaaatactattttagaccttgtgttttacaaaagttacagattagattctctattttgttaaacgacaaaatggaccctgtatttatttaaatggtaaaaataagacactgagcttaatttttgacaacttcttattttaatataaccaacttgaagacaattcctaataagaacaaatacaaaaaatgtaaacaattttgtcataacacattcagatcggattattattaaattttattttgactaaAAATCAATTcatggtcctatttgtactattttagaaagtACATggttcattttatcatttaacaaaactatAAAATccataacttttacaaaacacggatccaaaataatatttacctttaaattttttaatcaactTTTCcactttatattattaaaataatttctttttcttttttttttcaaataaaaatatttttaatttcaggATCTCATTtctgtgtttttctttttctttttttcttcttcttccacgCTCTTCTGTCCCTCCCTATTCTTCCAGCTTTGTCGACCATCATCAACGCCGCCTCCCAGCTTCATCTCTGCATCAAAAAGTTAGGGTTTTGTGGTAAGTTCAATTTCTTTTGAGTTTCCTTCATTAAAATTAGTGGCCATTTTACATTAATCTCTGACTTTAGGGGTTCTATATGACCCATTTTTTAGTACAAAGATTTatagtattttaattttaagggttttttgtttattttctacTGTTTACATAATTGAATTGAGTTTATGAAGTTAGA is a window from the Cannabis sativa cultivar Pink pepper isolate KNU-18-1 chromosome 1, ASM2916894v1, whole genome shotgun sequence genome containing:
- the LOC133034861 gene encoding pre-mRNA-splicing factor CWC22, encoding MGEHSNNNNNSEIRKRIYLTIMSSVDFEETGHKLLNMKIHRSQQMEICTMVLKCCSQETTYRNYYGLLGQRLCANNHSHHHNFEKCFVNNYEMIHNHKFETNKIRNLAKFFAHLLSTNALSWHVLACISLTQHNTTPSSRIFIKFLFQELSEQLGIRILNERLSNPRMYDSFESIFPKDNEKDTRFAINFFNSIGLGGLTDNMREYLKKNESECTRKRKHNENEE